The following are encoded together in the Dyella terrae genome:
- a CDS encoding DUF3224 domain-containing protein: MPMHAKGTFDVKITPQPTQEGVGDPSVGRMAIDKQFQGDMQGHGKGQMLAVGTAVDGSAGYVAMERVNASVHGRQGSFALQHCGPMHRGTPALTIAIVPDSGAGELAGIAGTLSVNIANGVHSYDLHYTLPDLP, encoded by the coding sequence ATGCCCATGCACGCCAAAGGCACCTTCGACGTGAAGATCACGCCGCAGCCAACACAGGAGGGCGTGGGTGATCCCAGCGTGGGCCGCATGGCCATCGACAAGCAGTTCCAGGGCGATATGCAGGGACACGGCAAAGGACAGATGCTTGCCGTGGGTACGGCTGTCGACGGTTCGGCGGGTTACGTGGCGATGGAGCGGGTCAATGCCAGCGTGCACGGACGTCAGGGCAGTTTCGCGCTGCAACATTGCGGCCCCATGCACCGGGGCACGCCCGCGTTGACCATTGCCATCGTGCCAGACTCGGGTGCCGGGGAACTGGCCGGTATCGCGGGCACGCTTTCGGTCAATATCGCCAACGGTGTGCATTCGTACGATTTGCATTACACGTTGCCGGATCTGCCCTAG